Proteins encoded together in one Deltaproteobacteria bacterium window:
- a CDS encoding SDR family NAD(P)-dependent oxidoreductase, whose amino-acid sequence MRTFTDRVAVVTGAASGIGRALASRFAAEGMKVVLADLDGGALGTVERELAASGARALAVPTDVARAADVEALARRALDAFGAVHVLCNNAGVAGRPAPIWEQSVADWEWTLGVNLWGVIHGLHVFLPLMLAQDSEGHVVNTASMAGLVSLPNLAPYHATKHAVVTISESLHHELALRGSRLRASVLCPGFVRTHIMEAARPASTEEMRRWEAGYRRLIAAGMPPEEVAARVVDAIREERFWILPHPETKVGFEIRARSILEEQNPMFQPFLD is encoded by the coding sequence ATGCGGACGTTCACGGACCGGGTCGCCGTCGTCACGGGGGCCGCGAGCGGCATCGGCCGGGCGCTCGCGAGTCGCTTCGCCGCCGAGGGTATGAAGGTCGTGCTGGCCGACCTCGACGGGGGGGCGCTCGGCACGGTCGAGCGGGAGCTCGCGGCGAGCGGCGCCCGCGCGCTCGCCGTGCCGACCGACGTCGCGCGCGCCGCCGACGTCGAGGCGCTCGCCCGCCGTGCGCTCGACGCCTTCGGCGCCGTCCACGTGCTGTGCAACAACGCGGGCGTGGCGGGCCGCCCCGCACCGATCTGGGAGCAGTCGGTCGCGGACTGGGAGTGGACCCTCGGCGTCAACCTGTGGGGCGTCATCCACGGCCTCCACGTCTTCCTGCCGCTCATGCTCGCCCAGGACAGCGAGGGGCACGTCGTCAATACGGCCTCGATGGCGGGCCTCGTCTCGCTGCCCAACCTCGCCCCATACCACGCCACCAAGCACGCCGTGGTGACGATCTCGGAGTCACTGCACCACGAGCTCGCGCTCCGCGGGAGCCGGCTGCGGGCGTCGGTCCTCTGTCCGGGCTTCGTCCGCACGCACATCATGGAGGCGGCGCGCCCCGCGTCGACCGAGGAGATGCGCCGCTGGGAAGCCGGCTACCGCCGGCTGATCGCGGCGGGCATGCCCCCCGAGGAAGTCGCCGCGCGCGTGGTCGACGCGATCCGGGAGGAGCGCTTCTGGATCCTGCCGCACCCCG